One genomic segment of Arachis duranensis cultivar V14167 chromosome 4, aradu.V14167.gnm2.J7QH, whole genome shotgun sequence includes these proteins:
- the LOC110280455 gene encoding uncharacterized protein LOC110280455, giving the protein MAAMPNLVYTIQAGTAATIHAMGQIGQPAESENGEGTRNSLGDVLRNLAEFLKITFYNKFFHEVLREVRELELIRLKQGVMTVIEYTSKFEELSNNCRHGGNQNAGDTESDPLRRDDILVYSKTAEEHEEHMRIVLQILKEWKFYAKLLKYELRKEEVKFLGHIVSKGGIEVDPSKVKEDGNGRPNTREITNKCL; this is encoded by the exons ATGGCGGCGATGCCTAACTTGGTTTACACGATTCAAGCGGGCACTGCTGCGACTATTCATGCTATGGGACAAATAGGGCAACCAGCCGAGAGCGAAAATGGAGAAGGGACTAGGAACAGTTTAGGTGATGTCCTGAGAAATCTAGctgaatttttgaaa ATAACTTTCTATAATAAGTTCTTTCATGAGGTACTGAGAGAGGTCAGAGAGTTAGAGCTCATACGGCTAAAGCAAGGGGTCATGACTGTTATTGAATACACCAGCAAGTTTGAggaactct CCAATAACTGTCGCCATGGAGGAAACCAAAATGCAGGTGATACAGAATCAGATCCTCTAAGGAGAG ACGACATCCTAGTTTACTCAAAGACGGCGGAAGAGCATGAAGAGCACATGAGAATTGTGTTGCAAATCCTGAAGGAGTGGAAATTCTATGCCAAGTTGTTGAAGTATGAGCTTCGGAAAGAGGAAGTCAAGTTCTTAGGCCACATAGTGAGTAAAGgtggaatagaggtggatcctTCAAAAGTGAAGGAGGATGGCAATGGGAGACCTAATACGAGAGAGATTACCAATAAATGCTTGTGA